A portion of the Algisphaera agarilytica genome contains these proteins:
- a CDS encoding acyl-CoA desaturase — translation MTTLDTKRGAIAAAAPEPDEETGQFAAPEGEPHVHMGWVERWVNLAFVIVPAVLVAFAIASLWGVGVGWLHVVLMLGMGSATILGVSVGYHRLFAHRAFKTTASVRVALAIIGAMAAEGTVRRFVANHRRHHSHSDRDGDPHSPHTHEEHGVRGAVKGFWHAHIGWFTDKYREHPSEEKYAPEFCVPSGVKMVDESNGLWVMVGLIIPTVISGLWYQSWFAAGLGLLWGGVVRIFLVHHITWSVNSVCHLWGSRPFKSGDHARNNFIMGFIGMGEGWHNNHHAFPNSSRCGLKWWQFDAGWCVIWTLKKLGLAWDVRVPHEKRLAAAAQ, via the coding sequence ATGACCACGCTAGACACCAAGCGGGGCGCTATCGCTGCCGCTGCGCCCGAGCCGGACGAGGAGACGGGGCAGTTTGCGGCGCCCGAGGGCGAGCCGCACGTGCACATGGGGTGGGTGGAGCGTTGGGTGAACCTGGCGTTTGTGATTGTTCCGGCGGTGTTGGTGGCGTTTGCGATCGCGTCGCTGTGGGGCGTGGGCGTGGGTTGGCTGCACGTGGTGCTGATGCTGGGGATGGGGTCGGCGACGATCCTGGGCGTGTCGGTGGGGTACCACCGGCTGTTCGCCCACCGGGCGTTCAAGACCACCGCGTCGGTGCGGGTGGCGCTGGCGATCATCGGGGCGATGGCGGCCGAGGGCACGGTGCGAAGGTTTGTCGCGAACCACCGCCGACACCACAGCCACAGCGATCGCGACGGCGACCCGCACTCGCCGCACACCCACGAAGAGCACGGCGTACGCGGCGCGGTCAAGGGTTTTTGGCACGCCCACATCGGCTGGTTCACCGACAAGTACCGCGAGCACCCCAGCGAAGAGAAGTACGCCCCGGAGTTCTGCGTGCCGTCGGGCGTGAAGATGGTGGACGAGAGCAACGGGCTGTGGGTCATGGTCGGGCTGATTATCCCGACGGTGATCTCGGGGCTGTGGTACCAGAGCTGGTTCGCCGCGGGGCTGGGGTTGTTGTGGGGCGGGGTGGTGCGGATCTTCCTAGTGCACCACATCACGTGGTCGGTGAACTCGGTGTGTCACCTGTGGGGCAGTCGGCCGTTCAAGAGCGGGGATCACGCGCGGAACAACTTCATCATGGGCTTCATCGGGATGGGCGAGGGTTGGCACAACAACCACCACGCGTTCCCGAACTCGTCGCGGTGCGGTTTGAAGTGGTGGCAGTTCGATGCGGGCTGGTGCGTGATCTGGACGCTGAAGAAGCTGGGCCTGGCGTGGGACGTGCGCGTGCCGCACGAGAAACGGCTCGCCGCGGCGGCGCAGTGA
- a CDS encoding GH92 family glycosyl hydrolase, with amino-acid sequence MSKSNILEDVDPFVGSEPMDVVVPQGLASKWFFPKPLIGNTHPGATLPFGMVSACAYTGGYPTGYGRWGKCLQGVPATLDDAKRGRGFTHFHPSGVGAIRKYYNYARVVPLTDAMGGLDAIDKPHKLENEVARPGYYACELNGTGITAELSVTSRGAVHRYTFAQDCEAMIAIDFSHGGIAIEDGQTIPLRGNCTTDGINTAQSDVVLEGVSLCTAATLRNYEDEPVAQLWEDGQILEDQEDLSYHYIRPSTFKPFGVLFTMPVKAGHQLELRLGFSLRTIRKARKNQPTRRFEVTAQRAADRWADKLGAIEVEGGTEAQRKVFRTSQYRCLVKPCEARDESPFWPWDGPFYFDMSTMWDMYKTQLPLALSLYPDFGRDFVNALLNIVEIEGNFPIGYRMARGFDRFAHQASALSHVTIADALTRGIDGIDWERAATVMAGDISRGGTGEAFVHQGIVHPITHTLDLAYGCYCTARIAQHIGDDRLYAQMAEKAAYWKNAYNPETGLLQHSTFYEGGKWNYSFRLLHDIPGRIALSGGAEPLITQLDQFFGFEGEPAPRVGLTPSVEELEAGYRMHRFEGLCNEPDMEVPYIYAFLGRHDRVCDIVREGLKLFTPTPGGMVGNDDSGGMTSWYVCSAKGLFPVAGQDLFIIGSPVFERSVTHLPGGDFIIEAPGTSDTCRYVSGATLNDQPLDQPFLRWAELLGGTLRLTMSEQPGAWGTAVTAAGH; translated from the coding sequence ATGAGTAAGTCCAACATCCTTGAAGACGTCGATCCGTTCGTCGGCTCCGAGCCGATGGATGTGGTCGTGCCCCAGGGGCTCGCGTCGAAATGGTTCTTCCCCAAGCCGCTCATCGGCAACACGCACCCGGGCGCGACGCTGCCGTTCGGCATGGTCTCGGCCTGCGCGTACACCGGCGGCTACCCGACGGGCTACGGCCGATGGGGCAAGTGCTTGCAGGGCGTGCCCGCCACGCTCGACGACGCCAAGCGCGGCCGTGGCTTCACGCACTTCCACCCCTCGGGCGTGGGCGCGATCCGCAAGTACTACAACTACGCACGGGTTGTCCCGCTGACCGACGCGATGGGCGGGCTCGACGCGATCGACAAGCCGCACAAGCTCGAGAACGAAGTCGCCCGGCCGGGCTACTACGCCTGTGAACTCAACGGGACGGGCATCACGGCCGAGCTCTCCGTGACGTCGCGCGGCGCGGTGCACCGCTACACCTTCGCCCAGGACTGCGAGGCGATGATCGCCATCGATTTCTCTCACGGCGGCATCGCGATCGAAGACGGCCAAACCATCCCGCTCCGCGGCAACTGCACCACCGACGGCATCAACACCGCCCAGTCCGACGTGGTGCTCGAAGGCGTGTCGCTCTGCACCGCCGCGACGCTGCGCAACTACGAAGACGAACCCGTCGCGCAGCTGTGGGAAGACGGCCAGATCCTCGAGGACCAGGAAGACCTGTCCTACCACTACATCCGCCCGTCGACGTTCAAGCCGTTCGGCGTGTTGTTCACGATGCCGGTGAAGGCGGGGCATCAACTCGAGCTGCGCCTCGGATTCAGCCTGCGCACGATCCGCAAGGCACGGAAGAACCAGCCAACGCGGCGGTTTGAGGTCACGGCGCAGCGCGCCGCGGACCGCTGGGCGGACAAGCTCGGCGCAATCGAAGTCGAGGGCGGTACCGAGGCGCAACGCAAGGTGTTCCGCACATCGCAGTATCGGTGTCTGGTCAAGCCCTGCGAGGCGCGGGACGAATCGCCGTTTTGGCCGTGGGACGGGCCGTTCTATTTCGACATGTCGACGATGTGGGATATGTACAAGACGCAGCTGCCTTTGGCGCTGAGTCTCTACCCCGACTTCGGCCGCGACTTTGTCAATGCGCTACTCAACATCGTTGAGATCGAAGGCAACTTCCCGATCGGCTACCGCATGGCGCGCGGGTTCGACCGTTTCGCCCACCAGGCCAGTGCGCTGTCACACGTCACGATCGCGGACGCGCTGACCCGCGGCATCGACGGCATCGACTGGGAACGCGCCGCGACCGTCATGGCCGGCGACATCTCGCGCGGCGGCACGGGCGAAGCGTTCGTTCACCAGGGCATCGTCCACCCGATCACGCACACGCTCGACCTCGCCTACGGCTGCTACTGCACGGCCCGCATCGCGCAGCACATCGGCGACGATCGGCTATACGCCCAGATGGCCGAGAAGGCCGCGTACTGGAAAAACGCCTACAACCCCGAGACCGGGCTGCTGCAACACTCCACGTTCTATGAGGGCGGCAAGTGGAACTACTCGTTCCGCCTGCTCCACGACATCCCCGGCCGTATCGCGTTGTCCGGCGGGGCCGAGCCGTTGATCACGCAGCTCGATCAGTTCTTCGGCTTCGAGGGCGAGCCCGCGCCACGCGTCGGCCTCACGCCGTCTGTCGAGGAGTTGGAGGCGGGCTACCGCATGCACCGGTTCGAGGGCCTGTGCAACGAGCCGGACATGGAGGTGCCGTACATTTATGCCTTCCTCGGCCGACACGACCGTGTCTGCGACATCGTTCGCGAAGGCCTCAAGCTCTTCACCCCCACGCCCGGCGGTATGGTCGGCAACGACGACTCGGGCGGCATGACCTCGTGGTACGTCTGCTCGGCGAAGGGCCTGTTCCCCGTGGCGGGGCAAGACCTGTTCATCATCGGCTCGCCCGTCTTCGAACGCTCCGTCACGCACCTGCCCGGCGGCGACTTCATCATCGAAGCGCCCGGCACCAGCGACACCTGCCGATACGTCAGCGGCGCAACCCTGAACGACCAGCCGCTCGATCAACCGTTCCTGCGCTGGGCGGAGTTGCTCGGCGGCACGCTGCGGTTGACGATGTCCGAACAACCCGGGGCGTGGGGCACCGCCGTTACGGCCGCGGGTCACTGA
- a CDS encoding PEP-CTERM sorting domain-containing protein — MALFQKYAFACRIALVAALAVVGFAVSERPAAANEIEVFFSGEIDFIANEDDAFFGLGPVDGFFFYDSSTPFDNVNFVYPNAIYGLNVFVDDGTGGFLQVIFDETGDIFVGEDEISFFFGPPPLQLGENFDLTLALGTDPGLEPLNFGNDLQTATELLLDSTAIGDVVTRFGFENLFGTIDNDFSQGNANFIVTDFQAFLVPEPASLALLGLGGLIIARRRRG; from the coding sequence ATGGCTCTGTTTCAGAAATACGCGTTCGCCTGCCGGATCGCTCTGGTCGCGGCGTTGGCTGTCGTCGGCTTTGCGGTGTCTGAACGACCCGCCGCCGCCAACGAGATCGAGGTGTTTTTCTCGGGCGAGATCGACTTCATCGCCAATGAAGACGACGCCTTCTTCGGCTTGGGCCCGGTCGACGGGTTTTTCTTCTACGACAGCAGCACGCCCTTCGATAACGTCAACTTCGTCTACCCCAACGCGATCTACGGCCTCAACGTTTTCGTCGACGATGGCACAGGCGGATTCCTCCAGGTCATCTTCGATGAAACCGGCGACATCTTCGTCGGCGAAGACGAGATCAGCTTTTTCTTCGGCCCGCCGCCGTTGCAGCTCGGCGAAAACTTCGACCTTACTCTCGCCCTCGGCACCGACCCGGGCCTCGAGCCGCTGAACTTCGGCAACGACCTGCAGACCGCCACCGAGTTGCTGCTCGATTCCACCGCGATCGGCGACGTCGTCACCCGCTTCGGGTTCGAGAACCTCTTTGGCACGATCGACAACGACTTCAGCCAGGGCAACGCGAACTTCATCGTCACCGACTTCCAGGCGTTCCTCGTGCCCGAGCCGGCCAGCCTCGCGTTGCTCGGCCTGGGCGGTTTGATCATCGCCCGCCGTCGCCGCGGCTGA
- a CDS encoding glycosyltransferase family 4 protein, with protein sequence MRNLVILVRADPIICGHSTEARNLAEAAHAAGFDRIHIVSYPIETLKTSGLPLKPLESVQSYSQGITVDRPEPVGDYKVLDGRLGYAISGHLMDLLNEFEGPTMVMDLYIVPHGMMVMNAIEAFDYFGSDQRVATVAEAVGSDITNVVNAALKSNEIGAAQLVLSSFLRHELPVAVSDYTRDLIFEAGRKVDEIVGTRYEEALRERVKISYPAIDTSQYLRVEQHPKRVAEALSERGLEKDGYIMFLSRLARAKGVDDLVHAYRASDAYGEKKLVICGNGPESERLHALTDADPNIVILHDVGDEEKGLLMHGCAMYCLPSKARPEFTETFGIAIAEKMLAGGLGPVVTTRTGGIPEATGDQCIYHEAGNVKDLTRALDEAFGMTTEQRHQLSADARQYAMQFDRAEVFRNLLRQLPVSAEKAVAVTA encoded by the coding sequence ATGCGTAACCTGGTTATTCTCGTCCGGGCCGACCCGATCATTTGTGGCCACTCGACCGAGGCCCGCAACCTCGCCGAGGCGGCGCACGCGGCGGGTTTCGACCGCATCCACATCGTCAGTTACCCGATCGAGACGCTCAAGACCTCCGGGCTGCCGCTCAAGCCGTTGGAGTCGGTGCAGTCGTATTCGCAGGGCATCACGGTCGACCGCCCCGAGCCGGTGGGTGACTACAAGGTGCTCGACGGCCGACTCGGCTACGCGATCTCCGGCCACCTGATGGACCTGCTCAACGAGTTTGAGGGTCCCACGATGGTGATGGACCTCTACATCGTGCCGCACGGCATGATGGTGATGAACGCCATCGAAGCGTTTGATTACTTCGGTTCGGACCAGCGCGTCGCCACGGTGGCCGAGGCGGTGGGATCGGACATCACCAACGTGGTGAACGCGGCGCTCAAGTCCAACGAGATCGGCGCGGCCCAACTCGTGCTCAGCAGCTTCCTGCGCCACGAGCTGCCGGTCGCGGTGTCGGACTACACACGCGACCTGATCTTTGAAGCGGGGCGGAAGGTGGATGAAATCGTCGGCACGCGCTACGAAGAAGCGCTGCGCGAGCGGGTCAAGATCAGCTACCCCGCGATCGACACGTCGCAGTACCTCCGCGTCGAGCAGCACCCCAAGCGCGTCGCCGAGGCGCTCAGCGAGCGCGGCCTGGAGAAGGACGGCTACATCATGTTCCTCAGCCGACTCGCCCGGGCCAAGGGCGTGGACGACCTGGTGCACGCCTACCGCGCGTCGGACGCCTACGGCGAGAAGAAGCTGGTCATCTGCGGCAACGGCCCCGAGAGCGAACGGCTCCACGCCCTGACCGACGCGGACCCGAACATCGTGATCCTGCACGACGTGGGCGACGAAGAGAAGGGCCTGCTCATGCACGGCTGCGCGATGTACTGCCTGCCCAGCAAGGCTCGCCCGGAGTTCACCGAGACGTTCGGCATCGCGATCGCCGAGAAGATGCTGGCCGGCGGCCTGGGCCCGGTCGTCACGACCCGCACGGGCGGCATCCCCGAGGCGACCGGCGACCAGTGCATCTACCACGAAGCCGGCAATGTGAAAGACCTGACCCGCGCGCTCGACGAAGCGTTCGGCATGACCACCGAGCAGCGGCACCAGCTCAGCGCCGATGCACGGCAGTACGCGATGCAGTTCGACCGGGCGGAGGTGTTCCGCAACCTGCTGCGTCAGCTGCCGGTGTCGGCCGAGAAAGCCGTGGCGGTCACGGCCTAA
- a CDS encoding GIY-YIG nuclease family protein, translating into MNPQTYRKDALRGLPDTAGVYALCDLDNVPIYIGQATASKDTSIRKRVQRHLTSARSDVIANRQLDVWEIAYVRGWECEGEYPRKELESQLVEFYDNQSPLVNGTIPTLLGSPLQEAPKAIAIQVMPDDLISVRLNPAIRFPRQAETFTQLLDYVLNVYDKPHLRRALCVHHARMAKYLEAFLDT; encoded by the coding sequence ATGAATCCGCAGACTTATCGTAAAGACGCTTTGCGGGGCCTTCCTGATACTGCCGGGGTATACGCCTTGTGCGATCTGGACAACGTCCCGATCTACATCGGCCAAGCCACCGCCAGCAAAGATACGAGTATCCGCAAGCGTGTCCAACGCCACCTAACGAGTGCACGCTCAGACGTCATTGCTAACCGGCAACTCGATGTCTGGGAAATCGCCTACGTACGGGGCTGGGAATGTGAAGGCGAATACCCCCGTAAGGAGTTGGAGTCGCAGCTAGTCGAGTTTTACGACAACCAAAGCCCGCTGGTCAACGGCACTATCCCCACCCTGCTCGGCAGTCCTCTGCAAGAAGCTCCCAAGGCGATTGCCATACAAGTCATGCCTGACGATTTGATCTCAGTCCGCCTTAACCCAGCAATCCGTTTTCCCAGACAAGCTGAGACCTTCACGCAACTGCTCGACTATGTATTGAACGTCTATGACAAGCCCCACCTTCGCCGAGCATTGTGTGTGCACCACGCGCGAATGGCGAAATATTTAGAAGCGTTCTTGGATACCTAA
- a CDS encoding PEP-CTERM sorting domain-containing protein (PEP-CTERM proteins occur, often in large numbers, in the proteomes of bacteria that also encode an exosortase, a predicted intramembrane cysteine proteinase. The presence of a PEP-CTERM domain at a protein's C-terminus predicts cleavage within the sorting domain, followed by covalent anchoring to some some component of the (usually Gram-negative) cell surface. Many PEP-CTERM proteins exhibit an unusual sequence composition that includes large numbers of potential glycosylation sites. Expression of one such protein has been shown restore the ability of a bacterium to form floc, a type of biofilm.): protein MYKKSLASMLLPCVAAAGLTLTSVTSAEGSTPPVEIGPQVVDLGTPGETFTGRTIDNLSSLNGTSVDQTVTFDLIFADDESLRATNTFAVGMRFSSTRTDAFGMPSVLTESGLLYDLQLLDSSGDVISPAPPFTNGEGSSFNNESNYNGVFLNDSLSAIIFQGLRATVEFPGSEGTAEIINLEFSLGSIDQGSPLTIIPEPSSLVLLGLAGLATLNRRKRHG from the coding sequence ATGTATAAGAAATCACTCGCCAGCATGTTGCTGCCCTGCGTAGCTGCCGCCGGGCTGACGCTGACCTCGGTCACTTCGGCCGAGGGGAGCACCCCTCCCGTTGAGATTGGCCCACAGGTGGTCGACCTCGGCACGCCCGGAGAAACCTTCACCGGCCGAACGATCGACAACCTTTCGTCCCTCAACGGGACATCGGTGGACCAGACGGTCACGTTCGACCTGATCTTCGCCGATGACGAATCGCTTCGGGCCACCAACACCTTCGCGGTCGGCATGCGTTTTTCCTCCACCCGAACCGATGCGTTTGGCATGCCCTCGGTCCTCACCGAGTCGGGCCTGCTCTACGATCTCCAACTCCTCGACAGCAGCGGAGACGTGATCAGCCCCGCCCCGCCTTTTACCAACGGCGAAGGCAGCTCGTTTAACAACGAATCGAACTACAACGGGGTCTTCCTCAACGACAGCTTGAGCGCGATCATCTTCCAGGGCCTGCGGGCGACGGTTGAGTTTCCCGGCTCCGAAGGCACCGCCGAGATCATCAACCTCGAATTCTCGCTGGGCAGCATTGACCAGGGCTCCCCACTCACCATCATCCCCGAGCCGAGCTCTCTGGTGCTGCTGGGCCTTGCAGGCTTGGCCACCCTCAACCGTCGCAAACGCCACGGCTGA
- a CDS encoding DUF2726 domain-containing protein → MSNQESNPGCLGRLLQLLAGGGAAGKGAGSVDGPWPYRRRKYLLSRAEFSFFRVLQGVAVENDWVVCPKVNLNDLLLLEKGTENRMAWLNKINRKHADFVLCDAQTMQPVMVVELDDKSHQSASAQKRDADKDRALAAADLPIVRIPAAKGYEPATLRDQLAAAFA, encoded by the coding sequence ATGAGTAATCAAGAATCAAATCCGGGGTGTCTGGGGCGTTTGTTGCAACTGCTGGCCGGGGGCGGGGCGGCCGGGAAGGGGGCGGGTTCGGTGGACGGGCCGTGGCCGTATCGGCGGCGGAAATACCTGCTAAGCCGGGCGGAGTTTTCGTTTTTTCGGGTGTTGCAGGGCGTCGCCGTGGAGAACGATTGGGTCGTCTGCCCGAAGGTGAACCTCAACGACCTGCTCCTGCTCGAAAAGGGCACCGAGAACCGCATGGCGTGGCTGAACAAGATCAACCGCAAGCACGCCGATTTTGTGTTGTGTGACGCCCAGACGATGCAGCCGGTGATGGTGGTGGAGCTGGACGACAAGAGCCACCAATCCGCCTCGGCCCAGAAGCGGGACGCCGACAAAGACCGCGCCCTCGCCGCCGCCGACTTGCCGATCGTCCGCATCCCCGCCGCCAAAGGCTACGAACCCGCCACCCTCCGCGACCAACTCGCCGCCGCGTTCGCCTGA
- a CDS encoding helix-turn-helix domain-containing protein — MKQVDVKAKFGQRLRDIRNQMGWSQEHLAAVVGLDRSYVGGVERGERNISIENICKLAEALEINPAVLFEQWGT, encoded by the coding sequence ATGAAACAAGTCGACGTCAAGGCCAAATTTGGCCAGCGGCTGAGGGACATCCGAAACCAGATGGGCTGGAGCCAAGAACACTTGGCAGCTGTTGTCGGACTGGATCGTAGCTACGTTGGCGGTGTTGAACGCGGAGAACGCAATATAAGCATCGAAAACATCTGCAAACTTGCGGAGGCGTTGGAAATTAACCCAGCCGTGTTATTCGAGCAATGGGGGACTTAA
- a CDS encoding phosphotransferase family protein, with amino-acid sequence MSLLNTRLCELLGTEDLLEVQVIQELWSGCGQVARVRWMGGLGQAERGEGEPGCAVVKHVKMPSEIDHPRGWNTDRSAKRKAESYAVETRWYGEWSGRCPAACRVPRCLGFAEWDDERLLFMEDVDASGYPRRVTGVAGATLDELDACVRWLAAFHGTFMGERPKGLWDKGTYWQLGTRPDEWARMADGALKRSAAAIDHALDASPFQTVVHGDAKLANFCFPEAGAANDGGVAAVDFQYVGGGCAMKDLAYLVGGCLDAEECFREEDRVLGVYFEALGAALQEREAAVDRAALEADWRRLYPFAWADFQRFLVGWSPGHWKISPYSEHMTRRALEMCGA; translated from the coding sequence ATGTCCCTGTTGAACACAAGACTCTGCGAACTACTCGGCACCGAGGATCTGCTTGAGGTGCAGGTGATCCAAGAGCTTTGGAGTGGCTGCGGGCAGGTGGCGCGAGTGCGGTGGATGGGTGGGTTGGGGCAGGCGGAGCGGGGCGAAGGTGAGCCGGGGTGTGCGGTGGTGAAGCATGTGAAGATGCCGTCGGAGATCGACCATCCGCGGGGGTGGAACACGGATCGGTCGGCGAAGCGGAAAGCGGAGTCGTACGCGGTGGAGACGCGTTGGTACGGCGAGTGGAGCGGGCGTTGCCCGGCGGCGTGCCGGGTGCCGCGGTGTTTGGGGTTTGCGGAGTGGGATGACGAGCGTTTGCTGTTCATGGAAGACGTGGACGCCAGCGGGTATCCGCGGCGGGTGACCGGGGTGGCGGGGGCGACGCTTGACGAATTGGATGCGTGCGTGCGGTGGCTGGCGGCGTTTCACGGGACGTTCATGGGGGAGCGGCCGAAGGGGCTGTGGGACAAGGGCACGTACTGGCAGCTGGGCACCCGGCCGGACGAGTGGGCGCGGATGGCGGACGGAGCGCTCAAGCGGTCGGCGGCGGCCATCGACCACGCGCTCGACGCCAGCCCGTTCCAGACGGTGGTCCACGGCGACGCGAAGCTGGCGAACTTCTGTTTTCCCGAAGCGGGGGCGGCCAACGACGGCGGGGTGGCGGCGGTGGATTTTCAGTATGTGGGCGGCGGCTGCGCGATGAAAGACCTGGCGTATCTGGTGGGCGGGTGCCTGGATGCCGAGGAATGTTTCCGGGAGGAGGACCGCGTGCTGGGGGTGTACTTCGAGGCGCTGGGCGCGGCGCTGCAGGAGCGCGAGGCAGCGGTCGACCGGGCGGCTCTCGAAGCGGATTGGCGCCGGCTGTACCCCTTTGCGTGGGCGGACTTTCAACGGTTCCTGGTGGGCTGGAGCCCGGGACATTGGAAGATCAGCCCGTACAGCGAGCACATGACCCGGCGTGCGCTGGAGATGTGCGGGGCATGA
- a CDS encoding DNA cytosine methyltransferase — protein MAAADQNTSHMGKDFAEFFAGIGLVQMGLQSSGWRCAYANDIEPKKYRMYADQFGDCSAYHVGDIWETDEVLNRYDGAPFLATASFPCVDLSLAGNWKGFEGERSSTYFGFLEVLRQLAERRPKVVMLENVVGFLTANKGRDFERAVTSLAELGYNIDVIVLDAKWFVPQSRPRLFVFGFHASCKVQQLGVQISQLSLNDQWGESEPGETILRPLKVREAMKRIELPTSWMAIDLPSPTQAEYTLSSVVDLDNDQAWWDQEATKKHYEMMEPPSRSRVDRLIEQNATQAGTAFRRTRRGKTRTEVRFDLAGCLRTPKGGSAKQIIVAVIDGQLKMRWMSSSEYARLQGAGGFEINVPEIQALYGFGDAVCVPVIQWIDRNILTPIYLANVKATADAELVA, from the coding sequence ATGGCAGCAGCCGATCAGAACACCAGCCACATGGGTAAGGACTTCGCAGAGTTCTTTGCGGGGATCGGCTTGGTCCAGATGGGCTTGCAATCGTCCGGCTGGCGGTGCGCCTATGCCAACGATATCGAGCCAAAAAAGTATCGGATGTATGCTGACCAATTCGGAGACTGCTCGGCATATCACGTTGGTGATATCTGGGAGACGGATGAGGTCTTGAACCGATATGACGGCGCACCGTTTTTAGCGACCGCATCGTTTCCTTGTGTCGATTTATCGCTGGCCGGCAATTGGAAGGGTTTTGAAGGTGAGCGCTCGTCGACGTATTTCGGCTTCCTAGAAGTTCTTCGTCAGCTAGCTGAGCGGCGGCCTAAGGTCGTTATGCTTGAGAATGTTGTTGGGTTCCTGACGGCTAACAAAGGTAGAGATTTTGAGAGGGCCGTGACCAGCCTTGCGGAGCTTGGGTACAACATCGACGTGATAGTGTTAGATGCCAAATGGTTCGTGCCGCAAAGCCGGCCGCGTCTATTCGTCTTCGGGTTCCACGCGTCCTGTAAGGTGCAACAGTTGGGCGTACAAATTAGCCAGTTGTCATTAAACGACCAATGGGGTGAATCTGAACCTGGCGAAACAATTCTGAGGCCACTCAAAGTTCGCGAAGCCATGAAGCGAATTGAACTGCCTACCAGCTGGATGGCGATTGACCTTCCAAGCCCAACTCAGGCAGAATACACTTTGTCGTCAGTTGTTGACCTCGATAACGACCAGGCCTGGTGGGATCAAGAAGCTACGAAGAAGCATTATGAGATGATGGAGCCGCCGTCCCGCTCCCGAGTCGACCGTCTTATCGAGCAGAACGCCACGCAAGCAGGTACCGCCTTTCGTCGTACTCGTCGTGGCAAGACTCGTACCGAGGTCCGCTTCGACCTTGCAGGCTGTTTGCGTACCCCGAAAGGTGGCAGCGCGAAACAGATCATCGTGGCTGTGATCGATGGGCAACTCAAGATGCGGTGGATGTCCTCAAGCGAGTATGCTCGATTACAGGGCGCAGGTGGCTTTGAGATCAACGTGCCGGAGATTCAGGCGCTATATGGCTTTGGAGATGCCGTCTGTGTGCCAGTAATTCAATGGATTGATCGTAATATTCTGACGCCAATCTATCTTGCTAATGTCAAAGCAACCGCAGATGCTGAACTTGTTGCTTAA